One window of Inquilinus sp. KBS0705 genomic DNA carries:
- a CDS encoding PA2169 family four-helix-bundle protein, with translation METTEKSVEVLNDLIEINNDRIDGFERAAKELGDADADLKAIFSKFANDSRNNVQELSACVGAVGGELETGNSVSGTLHRTWLDVRATFSGHDRKSILDECERGEDAIKKAYRDALSEENGLTLDHIQVLQRQQQVINEGHDSIKALRDSQL, from the coding sequence ATGGAAACTACAGAAAAATCAGTTGAAGTTTTAAACGATCTAATAGAAATTAATAACGACCGAATTGACGGATTTGAGAGAGCTGCTAAAGAACTCGGCGATGCTGATGCTGATCTGAAAGCGATATTTTCAAAGTTTGCTAACGATAGCCGTAACAATGTGCAGGAGCTTAGTGCATGTGTAGGCGCTGTAGGCGGCGAACTGGAAACAGGTAATTCGGTAAGCGGTACGTTACACCGTACCTGGCTTGATGTAAGAGCTACTTTCTCGGGCCACGATCGTAAAAGTATATTAGACGAATGCGAGCGCGGCGAGGATGCTATTAAAAAAGCATACCGCGACGCTTTATCAGAAGAAAATGGCCTTACTTTAGATCACATACAGGTGCTGCAACGCCAGCAACAAGTTATCAACGAGGGGCACGATAGTATAAAAGCGCTAAGAGATAGCCAACTATAA